The following coding sequences are from one Triticum aestivum cultivar Chinese Spring chromosome 5A, IWGSC CS RefSeq v2.1, whole genome shotgun sequence window:
- the LOC123104598 gene encoding aspartate--tRNA ligase 2, cytoplasmic, producing MSSEPERPPPAPEAGVPAATLSNKQRKRDARKAEKAAKYAQQQKPAAEDPSPEHGQQKQQQPAAAEDDPSAANYGDVLPGEILPAAVPDGPWAEIGRLDKAAAGRSVLVRAWAQAVYRGSKTKNVAFIELRRGMSTVQCVLAGSAQMMLFALSLPKESIVVVEGAVALLDNPLRYTTVREVEIQVRKLYCISRAAPKLPISVEDAGRSAEEFAKAEAKGVPLPCVGQDTRLDYRVIDLRTAAGQAVFRVQHQVENKFREYLSSKDFISIHTPKLISGSSEGGAAVFKLEYKNGKCACLAQSPQLHKQMAICGGFCRVFEVGSVFRAEDSNTHRHLCEFVGLDAEMEIMRHYFEVCDIVDGLFVELFRHLNENCKTELEAINRQYPFEPVKYLESTLRLSYEEGIQMLKEAGTEIEPMADLNTEAEKKLGQLVREKYDTDFFILYRYPLAARPFYTMPCYDNPAYSNSFDVFLRGEEIISGAQRIHEPELLAKRAAEHGIDKSSIKWYIESFRYGTPPHGGFGAGLERVVMLFCGLNNIRKASCFPRDPQRLSP from the exons ATGTCTTCCGAGCCCGAGAGACCGCCGCCCGCCCCCGAAGCGGGCGTCCCCGCAGCCACCCTCAGCAATAAACAACGGAAGAGGGACGCCCggaaggccgagaaggcggccaagTACGCGCAGCAGCAGAAGCCCGCCGCCGAGGACCCCTCGCCGGAGCACGGgcagcagaagcagcagcagcccgccgccgccgaggacgacCCCTCGGCGGCCAACTACGGCGACGTCCTCCCCGGGGAGATCCTCCCCGCGGCGGTCCCCGACGGACCGTGGGCCGAGATCGGCCGCCTCGACAAGGCCGCCGCCGGCCGCTCCGTGCTGGTCCGCGCGTGGGCGCAGGCGGTCTACCGCGGGTCCAAGACCAAGAACGTGGCCTTTATCGAGCTGCGGCGGGGGATGAGCACCGTGCAGTGCGTGCTCGCCGGCAGCGCCCAGATGATGCTCTTCGCCTTGTCCCTCCCCAAGGAGTCGATCGTCGTCGTGGAGGGCGCCGTCGCCCTCCTCGACAACCCCCTCAGATACACCACAGTGCGAGAG GTGGAGATTCAGGTGAGGAAGCTCTACTGCATCAGCAGGGCCGCCCCGAAGCTACCGATCAGCGTGGAGGATGCCGGCCGGAGTGCGGAGGAGTTTGCAAAAGCTGAAGCA AAGGGGGTGCCACTTCCCTGCGTTGGTCAGGACACACGCTTGGACTATCGAGTTATTGACCTGCGCACGGCGGCGGGTCAAGCCGTTTTCCGTGTACAGCATCAAGTTGAAAAC AAATTCAGGGAATATCTGTCGTCAAAAGACTTTATTAGCATCCACACTCCGAAGCTGATTTCAGGGTCAAGTGAAGGTGGAGCAGCAGTATTCAAACTTGAATATAAGAATGGCAAGTGTGCCTGTTTAGCACAATCGCCTCAGCTGCACAAGCAGATGGCTATCTGTGGTGGGTTCTGTCGTGTCTTTGAGGTTGGGTCTGTGTTTAGAGCTGAAGATTCCAACACACATAGGCATCTGTGTGAGTTTGTTGGTTTGGACGCTGAAATGGAGATTATGAGGCACTACTTTGAG GTTTGCGATATTGTGGATGGATTATTTGTAGAATTGTTCAGACACTTGAATGAAAATTGCAAGACGGAACTTGAGGCAATTAATAGGCAGTATCCGTTTGAACCAGTGAAG TACCTAGAGAGTACCTTGAGGCTCAGTTACGAGGAAGGAATACAAATGTTGAAG GAAGCTGGAACAGAAATCGAGCCTATGGCTGACCTCAACACTGAAGCTGAGAAAAAACTTGGTCAGCTTGTTAGGGAGAA GTATGACACTGATTTTTTCATTCTTTATCGATATCCTTTGGCGGCACGCCCCTTCTACACCATGCCTTGCTATGACAACCCAGCGTACAGCAACTCATTTGATGTCTTCCTTCGAG GTGAGGAAATAATTTCCGGAGCACAAAGAATACATGAACCCGAGCTGCTGGCCAAACGTGCGGCCGAGCATGGAATCGATAAGAGTTCTATCAAGTGGTACATCGAATCGTTTAG GTACGGCACACCTCCTCATGGCGGGTTCGGGGCCGGGTTGGAGAGGGTGGTCATGTTGTTCTGCGGACTGAACAACATCCGGAAGGCATCGTGTTTCCCTCGTGACCCGCAGAGGCTGAGTCCATGA